The Salvelinus namaycush isolate Seneca chromosome 19, SaNama_1.0, whole genome shotgun sequence DNA window atcatatcagatcttttcacatcggctgttttcagagctgatcttattggtcaaaagaccagttagtgaaaaaaatatcaatTGATTTGCTTCTGTTAAGACCATCAGTCATTCCAAAGAAAATAGTATTTGTGTAATTTCTggtcaaatatattttttgaagaTTGTGTATGACACGATTGGACGTTTTGCCTGCTCTGGGAATGTGATGTTACTTTCATAAAGAAGGATTAATGCTGGGAAATGTCCTCTTCCAATCAATTAGCATCGTTCTTTCTGTTGACTAGTAactgggggcggcaggtagcctagtggttagagctttggacttgtaaccgaaaggttgctaggtTGAATCCCCGACCTTGAcagggtaaaaatctgtcgttctgcccctgaacaaggcagaacAACAATTTCACTGttcgtaggccgtcattgtaaataagaatttgttcttaactgacatgcctagttaaataaataaaactattTAGTGTTGTGAACTCAGATATGGTATCTATGTCAATATGATGTGTCATTGCATTGTCTTTCCTTCTTACACTATTTATTATAAATACGTGACAACAGTGAATCAATAAACCACTTTTCATTGAACATGAGATTTTTCTGAGTAGTTTAATATTTCATAATTTTTACCAAATGTAATTCCCATGACAGATCATGATAGAATCAGAGCATGATTTGATCTTCCCGAATGAGAGCATTTTCGTTAGTTTACCTGAAATGACAATTTATTGTGTATGCCATCTATTTTCCCCTGCAATGATTCATAATTGTACTGTGGTTCAGAAAGCATTACAGCGTACTTAACAATTAACAAGATTTTTGTCCGTTAACTGGAGGAAGTAAGCCGTGCCACCGTGGCTGTTTGCAGCACTACTCAGATGAGTCAGCCGCTCCTGAATGTGCTGTAGGGTTCAACTGACTCTCCATTCGATTCTACGGCACAGTGACCGAGAACATGGACAGTCATAACGTGTTCGTTTAGatgtggcttttttttttttacatttcagaaAAGGCTTGCTTTTCTCAATGGTGGAAGTGACTTACTGAGAAAAGTGTTGATGTGCTCAAAATAATTGATTTGAATGTTCTGCAGAGTTGAGATAAAACGGTGTCATAAAACCCCGTCCAATAGTACACACACTTTATAAAACTCCACTGCTCCAGTCTCTCACTGAAGGGCAGGACAGGAGCGAATCTCCAACTAGGCAAGCCTATTTCAACAACCGACTGTAAACTTCCTACATTCAGATAATTGGTCAATTAATATCCCAGCAACTTAAAGCCGATCAGCATCATCTAAAATTTGAAACATTAGTGCGGATATGTTGGGACTTTTTTTTAGTTTGTTCAACACAACTGTCTTGATGGTGAGGTGTTGCAATATGTTAAGGGTGACAACCATTATAATTACATTTCTAGTTGCgtcgcaaatggcaccccatttcttacttaggctgcgtttagacaggcagaccaattctgattTGTTTTccccccactaattggtcttttgaccaatcagatcagctgtGACAAAGATCTGtagtgaaaagatctgatgtgattggtcaaaagaccaataagtggaaaaaaatatcagaattgggctgccagtGTAAACATagccatagtgcactacttttgaccagagccctttgggccctggtcaaaagaagtgcactatatagggaatagggtggcatttgggaagATCTCCTTGTCTGTACACAGTGTTACAGTGGAGGGAGATTCTACTGGCCAGACAGTCCCGTGGGAGCTTGGTCGCTGGCACTGCTAAGGGTCACACATGTTCAATGGGCCAGAGGGGAATGCAGTGAGGCAACACTGCTGTTCATTGGTCTGTTTCGTGAGGAGGGTATTACCAGGGGGTTCATATTGTGCCTGTCCCAAATGGAAACCTATTCCTTACATAAtccattacttttgaccagagcccgtcCATAGGGTGatcttcatagggaatagggttccgtttGGGATGGAGTTCTTTTTTTTAGGTGAGGGACATTCTGATGTTCCCATTTGACTAATTCCTAATTACTTTGTTTTGTGTCCCAAAGACAAAGTTCTGGGGTGCTTGAATGGATAAGGTACTGTCTTGTACGATTATAAAATACATATTGTTTATCTTGTAAAAATGTATGAGGAAAAAATACTTCACTATCAAAGAACAATAGAAAAATTGTCAACACATCACATATCTGACATTGATTTTAGTCTTGACTGTTGGCCTGTGTGTGATTTCCTCTTGGATCAAACCACGTCTGATGCCTTCTAGCCATTGACCCATGCTGTGTGTTTGTAAAGCAAGTCTCTAGCCCCGAGCGAAAGCCTGCTTTTGTCTGTCCTCACAAGACAAATCTCTTTGCTTGGCGGACCAGAGAGGCTCAGGTTGACTCCAACCCATTCAGAAAACAGAAACTGGAGTGAGTGGAAGCAGGTGCTGATGCTAGACTAGACCACAGAGGTGGCAGTTTTTCATGCATTGCTGATTTCTGACAGACCATAAATCAAATTGCACAGACTGCACAAAAAAAGGGGGCTGTTTGAAAAGAGAAAAAAAGTATGCCGATTTCCTTTTCCTGGCCACAGCAGAGCAGACAAACGGTACACAAGAAAAATACAAAGAAACATAAAAGGGTGGAAAGAAAGTGAGCAAAGGGCTGTGATCGGCTAACACAGGAGCatcataatcgcatggtgtggaTTTCCGCTTTGGCACATTTACTTTAAGCTACACAGCAGTGGCAGggacacaccacacatacaacaCATGCAGAGTTACTCTACTGTACTAGCTGTACCAGAGCTACACTATGGCGCTGTGAAGAGGGAGCGAGCTCCACTCCACCATGCAATCCACCACGAACTTCAATGGGCTCCAGCGACAGGGCAGCCAGGACAGTTACATTATGGAGGTCTCTCCGCGGAAGAAGGGTCCTCTATGGTATCGGCGCTCTCTGAGGGGACACCATGACAAACCCAGTCAGAATGGGGGGACTACTCCCGGGACTCTGCCAAGAGGCTGGAAACAGGTAAGCGAGAAACCTTGGAGAGAAACAGGATAGAGTTAACAGTTTCACTGTATATCAATTGTCATGTACGCTATAAGTATTCTTAGAGGTCATTGATGTTAGTAGAGACGACATAAAACGGTTTCAGAGTGGCATCAGAGAGGTTTGCATTAACATGTACTGTACAACCACAACAAAACCCAGAACTTGCAATGACAAAGCCTTTTGACAAATGTACATTTTTGGGTTTTCATAGGAGACAAATTAGTTCACTAGCAGGAAAAATACCTGGAAACGTAGTGTGATGTATATGTTTACGATGAAAATATGTCCAATTTCTTACCGAGAATATAAAGACTGGTGTCCATCTAGTCTATTTTGCATGGAATGAAATACATGTGCTGTGACCAGGTTGAGAATAGCTATTTTCACAGTTGTATTTataaaatatatactgtacaaaTATATGAAATATACATTTGACTCTTCAGTCCAACAGAACCCGCTCAAACTCCTTGGTGGATTATTCTGACCCTCAGAGGTAAATACAAGCCCTCTGTCATTTTTACACTGTTAACACTATGATACATTCACAATTTGTGCTTTAATAACCCAAGTTAGGACAAGTCTGTAACCCCATTTCCCCTGAACATATAGGACTACTGTTATAATGCAAAAGCAAGACAATGAGACGTTTGGATTTGAAATTCAGGTAAGACATTTCATCCGTTTTCAAATACAATTATTTTTTAGAATTTATTAAGAAAtacatccccccccaaaaatgttttaaccGCATTGTCAGTCCTGCCTAGTGACAGTGTGACTCCTCTTGTTGTAGACATATGGTGTGCAGCTGAAGAACAGCACTGCGGTGGAGATGTGCACATTTGTGTGCAAGGTGCAGGACGATAGCTCAGCTGAGAGTGCAGGCCTGACCACCGGTGagacacccacccacccacttcCTCTCCCTATGGCCCAGACTCAGCTTCAACGCTGTGCAGTATGGTTTTCACACAGAGAGATGTCCTCGTTACACTCATTACAATACATCTAACTTTCACATATAGAAAGGCCAACAAGTCGACGCCTAACTACTCGCATTCTGTCTCTCTTTAGCTCTCCCACACACATTTATCGTGGTTCGACGTTTTCGTACAATACCTTTATCGAGAAATAATAAATTCTACAATGCTGATTTTGGGTCAGTCAAACTCCCAGCACCACAGCCGAGATTAAGATTGGTTGTTTGCGTGTTAACCCTTTGAACATATCTCCCacgctctcgctttctctctttctctcgctgtcGTTGTGCATGTAGGTGATGTTATCGTCACCATCAATGGGGTCAGCATTGAGGGGTTGAGCCATCAGCACATCGTTGACCTGATTCGAGAATCCAACAACTTTTTACAGTGAGTAAAACCAGCGATGACACCCAAAACCGAAGGGTTACTGTGTAACTCCGAAGATTGTGAGAAAAACATTGAACATATAAAAATGCTTCTAAAACCTTGATATTGGCATTAACCTTGGTGTAGTATACTGAATAAGTCCCTCTAGGAAACATAAAGCTACTCTATTCTCTAGAAGGGTCAGTATTATCTTTAGGATGTGTATGTCTGCTTGTGCTCATCTTGCCTCTGTGTAATCTCAGGATGGAGACGGTGTGTGGGACGGTGGTGAAGAGGATTGAACTGGAGAAGAAGATGAGCTTGCTCAAGGTGTGTCTCTCTTACAGGGCGGATGTTTGGCTTCAATAACACATCATAGTGGGAAATATGGGTGGTGTGCACTGTGCAGTAccacataaccccccccccccccccccccataaaaagAGCACACATTGCAAAACTATAGACCGGTTCCATATAGCTATTTATATACTGGGTGGTGCAAGCCCTGaaggctgattggctgaaagccatggtctatcagaccatataccacgggtatgataaAAACATTACTTtatactgttctaattacgttggtaaccagtttataatagcaataaggcacctcaggggttagtggtatatggccaatatactgtaCCACACGTCTAAGGGCTGGATCCAGGGTCACAGGGAAACACACTATTATAAAGGCTATGTTAAGTACTGTATAGCTGACCTCAGTCATGTCTAATGTATAGCGGAGTCAATCATGTTTAATTGTCATGTCATTCTATGTTTTTTGTCCACACAGCGTACCCTGGGAGAGAAATGGGTGGAGTTGCAAGCACTCACATTACAGGAAAAACGCCTTACGCGAGGTGAGAGGTTTTGCCCAGCTGTGAAACCACAGAATTTCCTGTCTCTTTAGCTGATGTGAAAATGACAAGTAAACGCTGAGGTACATTAACGAGCTTTGTTTACTGTCATTGTGACGCATTAACTGAGAAGTAATTGATATAAAAATGTCCTGTCAATCAACCACATCCGTTACAGTGCACATGAATACTGCAGTTGGAGAAGTCAACTAACTGCCCTTCCCTTGTCTCCAGGTAACCTGAATGACAGTTCTCTACACCCCTCTATGGACTCCCTGATGTCTCTACTGTCTCCGTCTGGACACAGTGACCACTGTGGCCACCGTTTCTCCAGTGACAGTAGCTGCCGGAGTGGGATGACAGAGGACAGTGACCTGGCCAGTGTGTTTGGGGACCTGAGCTCTCCCAGCCCCTGCAATGTGGCCAGTCCAGATGATAGCTGCTTCTTCTCCACAGACTTCCCCCAGGAAATGCCCAGGGCCCAGGCCAGCCTCAGCCGTCCCCGCAGCGATAGCCTGGCTGGCAGCAGTGgctccctctcctccacttcttGGGACCCCTCCAGAGCCTCCTCCCTGTTCGGGACACTCCCCAGGAAGGCTAGGAGAGCCAGCGTCCGCAAACACATCCTGAAGTTCATCCCTGGATTCAACCActcagtggaggaggaggacaccTGACCTGAGCTATGAACGAACACTACAGTAGGTCTGATGTGATGTTCAATACAAACATTTCCTGCTGAGACTGAAGCATTGCCAATATGGACGCCGTGCCCCTGGCTCAGGAGTAGCCACTCAATGAACATTATTGGGATGAGAAGCATTAGGAGGTAAAGAGAAATCTCCCTTTGACAAAGGCCTTCAGTTATCTATTACTGTATACGTGATGCACAATTTTCATAATGAGAAGACAGCATTAATCCTTATAACGGTAACAATTATTTGTAATATAGAACACGGGAACTCAGTTCATGTGTGTGCAGACAGTGCAACAAAGATTGTGCTTGCCATTTCTAAAAATGTTACCATTGTATGTAGGGTGATAACTATGCATGAAAAGCCATGATTTTACTCAATTCAATATTTTGCTTGTATATAACTTGAGAAGTGTTATGCTTTGCATATTTGAAAGAATTTACCAGCAACAGTCTGTCAGGTTTGTCACCTAAAAAGTGTGAGTTCTTAACCAGGTAGCTAACTTCATAGTTCAAAACAGGATGTGGGCAGAGAAGGAGCTACTTTCTTGACTATTTTTGTACCCAAACCCGAGTTTCAGGTTATCTACAACTTACTTTCAGTCTTGATAGTTATACTACAAAAAACAACCGTCTTTCCTCTAATTCATGGCATTTTAACAGAGTGCCATGGAATGTTACTCGACTGTTTTGAATGTATGCTTGATGTGCCATTTGCTGCTTTCACTGAGATTCAAAAGACATGTTTGAAATTCCCTGAAGACAAGTGACTGTAAAATTTTACATAAAGTGTATAGTGACAATTTAGGAACCAACTATTTACAtattctctctctcatactgccCTCTATTATTTAAAGTACATCTATGTGAGAGTGAAAAAAAATAACTGATTAACATCCACTAGATGGCATTGCAAGCATTAAATGCTTAGGACTTTGAATTATATCAGAACATAGAGTACAATGCCACACTGTAAAAGTAGAATGAGGTTCACAATATCTTGCCAAATGTGATGCCAGTGGGGTTCTgaagtggggcggcaggtatcctggtggttaagagcgttggactagtaaccaaaaggtttctgGTTCGAATTcccaagctgactaggtgaaacatctcattgtgcccttgagcaaggcactgaaccctatttgctcctgtaagttgctgtTGATAAGTGAGTCTGTGAAATAAAAGTAGGACAGTTAAAGGAAATGTACATATACTGATGACCTACACCAGAAGATTGGAATCCCAAAGCACAACATTGGGGCACTCTATGCTTATTCTTCCAGACCAGGGGAGACCAGATTAACCCCTTAACAAAAACACGATGGTGTTTTTCTCTACGACCTCCACAAGTGTCAGGGGACTTGTCTGAATGTAACCCGTAGTAACAAATGGAAGTAGTTTTGCGGCAACAAAAATAAGGTTAAATatggagaaatatatatatacacatacatttcctgagctttcttatatctcctagatataggagacacttcaaaaccttattcctcaTTTGTTTTTATTGCTATTTATGAATGTTTTCTTCAATGCgattctatgggctatagtagtaaaggccaaaataTTTTTAATCAAATAACTATTTTGGGGGTGGACCTAAAAGGGTCTTAATttaaaatcaaatagctaaatgatccattgtatgaccatcttaaaacaattacatATGTTAACGTagaagaggtggggggggggaacTAACAGCTTAGACTGAGGTTAACAGGGTGGTCAGCGCTACAGCTCTATACTGAAAAAGACTATCCTTCCTTTCTCTTACGTACTCTGTTAGCTTGGAGTCAAATGAGAAGACAGTAAACAAAGAAAAGAGCTGCTAAAATGAGAattagagagggacagagatcaTACAGAATGTAAACCTTATATTCTCTTTTTACACAGCTATATGATATATCCCATTTAGCCGAAGCTTTTATACAAAGCGACTTACTGTCATACGTGATATGATGCAACTTAGCCAGCAATGGTAGGTGTTCTTGTTGCCATCTCTTAAGGGACCCTTAAGCATGCAACATGTGCACTCTTAACTCCGTAGCTTACCCTGCTTTCCACATGAGTAAACCTACAGGAGAACGGTCATCTGGTCTCAGAATGGCACAGAGGTGGTCACTCAGGATGGATTATACTAAACAATCAGTACAATCAGTTCACTTGTCCAAGTCACACAGACAAAGAGCCATTTGTTGGTCCAACACAAAACCTCTGTTCTTCATTGGCTCAAACATGCTTAAAGAATTACATCGCACACTAGCACAAAAAAGACAGCTCGGCCTCACATCATTGATTAAAATGCAGGATGGTACTCTCCCTTACTAGCCAACGGGATAACTCGGACCGAGAATTAGTATTTTGATTGGATGACCACAATGGATGACCGCATTGGCCGGCTGAAGACGCTCAAACTGTCTGGCAACTGCTACGACAAAATGCTCGTCGGGAAAAAATCAAAAGAGGTGGACAATTGACGAAGTCAGAGAAGTCTGATTATTTCAACACCACAAAAGGGGGtcaaaaaaaactattttgaaCAAACAAAAACCATGGACAGAGAAAAGAGCATTCCTCCTCCACTGGACCTGGACGGGATGGAGGGGAATACGAACAGGGTGGCGGAGATCATCAGTGGGATGAGTCTGGGAGCCATCCATTCTCTGGAGAGAgctatggaggaggaggagggagatgactCTGTGTTCTATGATGAGGGTGATGCTCCATTAGATGGGGAAGGAAGGTCTTGTCCCTTGGTCTGTGGGTCCACAGAGAAATCAGCTCAACCACAGAATGGGAAGGTGAGCCTACTCAAGGCTGAGACAGACGGTGTAGTCATGGAGAATGGGATGAATGGAACAGGGAAAGATCCCATCACGGACGGAGGAGAACGTCGGAGCTCTGCCCTTTCGGGTAAGGGTGATACTGGGTCACATCAGCACACCGCCAATGGCCTAACTAAGCCCCAGACAGTCCAGACAGAAACATTGGCACAAATCCCAACTCAAACACTTGCAGAGCCACAAAAACATACAGGACAGGAGACATTGATGAACAAAGGTAAGGAAATCAGCATTATACAGAGAATATTCTATACAATcaaagtaaaatggtcagtatcGATAATCCAGCACATTCATTCCACAATTAATATTTTGGGTAAAATTACCATATAACCACATTTATAAGCAGATTTTATATTATTTAGTACACTACAATGAGAGAACTCAGAATATTAAAATTGTTCTGAGAACAAGTGACAAATGTGTACTTCTGCATTTAAGCTTCTGCTTCACACAAGATGGAGGTGAAAGATACACAGGAGCAGACACCTGTTACTACTCCCCCACCTGTACCTGAGGAGGCTCAGCTATACAGGGAGGCAGAGGCCCCATGCTCCTCTGGTGATGAGCCCAACAGTGCGAGCCAGGATGAGGAGGACACAGACAAAGGTTCCCAGGATTCCTTGGCCTGTCAGGGTACAAGTTCCCAGTCCTCAGAAGGACAGAAGTCTGGCCGGCCCCGTCATAAGAAATCCTCCGACCACAACACCAGCTCCAAATATAGCACTGTCTCCTACAGGAAGATACGCAAAGGTAACACTCGCCAGAAGATCGACGAGTTTGAGTCCAGAATGATGAATCTATAACGTTACATCAAGTGAATATCTTGAAGATGGTGCAGTTTTACTTCAACTGCATGGAGCTGGATGGGGGCATGCTAAACCAGTCGCTATGCAAATTGGAATAACGATCACCTGTCGTCATAGATTGCGTCTCTGTCTAATACACAATCATAACAGATTGTCAGTGTATCATCTCAAATATTGACATTTTTTCTGTAACGTTAAGTCCCTACTGAAGCCAAAAGAATGATTGACATGTAAAGAGTTCACAGACTTGGAATGACTACTGAGAGAAGCTCAATATGCATAGTAGTATTATTTAATTAGAAAATTAGTGGGGAACATTTGATTGTGTAAGGCAGGTATTTGATAAGCAGATAAAAAAAAGAGTGAGGCTTGGGGACCTAATAATCCTACTAGCAAACATTACAACTTGGCCCCGTTGCTAAGCACTGCAAGTATGCATTTCAGGTGATCAACCCTATATGTAAAGTTGTGCTATTTAAAATGTATACACACGTTCACCTTAGGCTATAAGAACTGAACCAACTAATAATGTTAACCCCTATAACACACATACCTTTCCATACTGTAATATTTCTATGAGTACAGTGTACATGTTCTCATGAAATATCTGTTgcataaatgtggaaaaagaaaaCCGAAAAAAGATCTTTAATATCTATTCATTAAAGAAAATTAACATTGATGTGTGTGAGTTTGGAGAAAGAAAATCCCATCGTTCATCTTTGGTATCAACAGTACCCTctattgttaaataaatgtacatacagtatgcacTAAACTTAACCATAGTAAAAAAAACAAGCAGCTCTTATTATACCAGGCGAGCCATAaagtgtagggtgaagttgcccctggacactgatcttgggtcagtttgaAATGTTCCCCACTAAATCATTGAGGTTAGAattggggaggggaagctgatcatagatctgtacctagggaaaACTTCAACCCGGAGCTGACTCATAATGCAATTCTATTTTATCTCAATAAAGAAATGTCAGATAGCTTTGCTAAAGACATCTGTGATATGTAATGCCTACATAGACTCATGCACACTGCATGCATTTAAATTTGTACATCAAATGATATTTCAAACAGTAAAAATGGTACAAGGACAGAACAGATCTATTTACATTAAATCAAAGTGGTATAAAATATCCAGCCATCTGGCACTGAAACAGTAAGAGTTATGGGCAATTGTGCGGTCAAATAGAGTgctaaaatacagttgaagtcggaagtttacatacacttaggttggaatcattaaaactcatttttcaaccactccacaaatttcttgtttacaaactatagttttggcaagtcggttagcacatctacttcgtgcatgacacaagtcatttttccaaccattgtttagacagattaattcactgtatcacaattccagtgggtcagaagtttacatacactaagttgactgtgcctttaaacagcttggaaaattcctgaaaatgatgtcatggctttagaagcttctgataggctaattgacataatttgagtcaaggcctaccttcaaactcagtgcctcttttgcTTGACACCATGGGGAAAACAAGataaatcaaccaagacctccacaagtctggttcacacttgggagcaatttccaaacgcctgaaggtaccacgttcatctgtacaaacaatagtacgcaagtataaacatcatgggaccatgcagccgtcataccgctcaggtaggagacgcgttctgtctcctagagatgaacgtactttggtgagaaaagtccaaatcaatcccagaataccagcaaaggaccttgtgaagatgctggaggaaacaggcacaaaagtatctatacccacagtaaaacaagtcctatatcgacaaactgaaaggccgctcagcaaggaagaagccactgctccaaaaccgccataaaaaaaagccagactatggtttacaACTGgtcatggggacaaagatcgtacttgttggagaaatgtcctctggtctgatgaaacaaaaatagaactgtttggccataatgaccattgttatgtttggaggaaaaagggggaagcttgcaagccgaagaacaccatcccaaccgggaagcacgggggtggcagcatcatgttgtggggtgctttgctgcaggagggactggtgcacttcacaaaatagagggCATCACcgggaaggaaaattatgtggatatattgaagcaacatctcaagacatcagtcaggaagttaaagcttggtcgcaaatgggtcttccaaatggacaatgacccca harbors:
- the LOC120064419 gene encoding cytohesin-interacting protein; protein product: MQSTTNFNGLQRQGSQDSYIMEVSPRKKGPLWYRRSLRGHHDKPSQNGGTTPGTLPRGWKQSNRTRSNSLVDYSDPQRTTVIMQKQDNETFGFEIQTYGVQLKNSTAVEMCTFVCKVQDDSSAESAGLTTGDVIVTINGVSIEGLSHQHIVDLIRESNNFLQMETVCGTVVKRIELEKKMSLLKRTLGEKWVELQALTLQEKRLTRGNLNDSSLHPSMDSLMSLLSPSGHSDHCGHRFSSDSSCRSGMTEDSDLASVFGDLSSPSPCNVASPDDSCFFSTDFPQEMPRAQASLSRPRSDSLAGSSGSLSSTSWDPSRASSLFGTLPRKARRASVRKHILKFIPGFNHSVEEEDT